DNA from Brassica napus cultivar Da-Ae chromosome C4, Da-Ae, whole genome shotgun sequence:
GTAGAGACGGGTGATTCTTTTCCTACAGAGTCGTTGGGACGCAGATCTTGAACCACATCGGAACAGAATCTCTTCACAGAGTTCCCAACGTACTTAGCTGTGTcctaaaaaatacataaagaaGCAAACCGAAAAGTTAGAAACTGACATGGTGAGCAGTTATATACAAGTGGTTAAAGGATTAACCTGGACGATGATTTCTTCGAACTTCTGGTAGACACTTCCTACCCATGCTATACCTTTAAAATCCATTGTAATCCCCCGATTCAAGAACGTTCTTGTGTGCGTCCTGTCACGGGGAAAGAGTTCAAATTCAGAGAGATCAATGAAAAGCATAGAAAAAACATGAATGGTTAGTTTTTTAATAGAGAAACAGGATTGCAAGAGAACAGAACCAGCTACATATCAacttaagaaagaaaaagacaatAGCTTTGAGACAAGATATCAGCAGAGATTATGCAAGAGAAGATGGGTAAATGCAACTTGTAGCACAGGTGTTTCCACTAATGATCCTGAGAGACATTTTTTAGAAGGTTTCTTTCTTgttaaccaaaaatataattgtaactGCAGAAACAAGCTATTGCTCTGTATCCACATCTTTCTATAGCTGTAAgaactaaaacaaaaaccatGTCTTTTTAATAAACCCAGAACTAGAAAAGTTCAAAACTTGTCAAACAACAAAGTTAAGCAAGGAAGAAATCAAGGATCAtgtgaccaaaaaaaaactaagtttcTAGATCATTAAAGTAACAGATTATACTTCTTAAGATCAAAACTAGTTCTACAattcacaaacaaacaaacaaaaaattgaaattgaagtGTTTATGAATTTAAGCTCTCTAGAACAATCTGAGCCGAGAGAAGCAAACTTTTGTGAAATTCGCGACGGGTGGGAGGGGAAGGAGAGAGAAGACGTGatcagtaagaagaagaagaaccctaaAACCCACTTgtgcaatcaatcaatcagaaattgaaaacaaaagaatagtATTTTGGAGAAaggtaagagagagagagatggatggATCATTAACCTCAAAGCAACGTACAAGGCATCAGACCCAATCCTGGTTTCTCAAATCAATTCAGAGTTTTTTTGTGCGTGAAAGATTAGAGTTTTGAGTAAGTTTTAGCGATGAAGCAAGCAAAAAAAAGGCAAAACTTTTATTACAGGAAACTCCCGGTTCGGGTTTTAACCCACCCATCTGGTTTCTTCTTTATCGGGCCCAGAGAGATTGCGTTGACAATTGTTTTTCTCAGAAACGTTTGCTTTTCAACTCAACACGTGGCACGCAACTGGGGATGGATAATTCcattccacttttttttttgaaagaatgttaaattttattcctCGAAAAAACCTTTTTACAAAAGATGCTACCCTTGTATCAATCTAGAGTTAAAACTCTGTACAAAACCCCTATAAAATAATCAAAGCTAATCACACTCTAGTGCCAAACCAGAGTTGCAAAGCATCTTCCATACCCTTTACTCTTTTAGCTCTCATCACACTAAGTTTGTTTCTCACCCCCTTATCAGTCACCTTCTTCAACACAGTTATAGGCATTAGCTTCTCCCCATGCCTAACTCTATTTCGTTCTCTCCATATTCCATATACTGCAATGTGAAACGCATAACGGAAACATAAAAGCCTCTTTCGATCCATGTTACAACCCTCCGCAGCCAACTGCATGATCTCTGACCAAGAACTTGTATAAGAACTCTCCATAATCCCTTTAACAAGATTTTCCCAAAGTTGTATAGAGTAAGAGCACTCAAAAAATAAGTGGTCTCTACTTTCCCTCGCATTTTTACAGAGCACGCACTCATCATCAGCTCCTAGATTCCAATGGATTACTCTTTCCATTGTAGACAACCTATTAAGATTCGCCAACCACACCATAAATGCAAATTTAGGAGTAGCCTGAGTAAACCAAACTCCTCGGGTCCAGTCATACTTCACTCTATCACCTCTCATTATTTTCCAAGTCTCAGAAGTGGAGAAAGAACTTTTAAAACCCGAGCCTCTTCTCCATAGACTCACATCCTCCTTATCTCCACTTATATTGTCTCTTACTCTGTTCAGACTCTCTTCTACGGCATTTAACATCCTTGTTCTATATCTTCGACGTCTACAGGGCCTAGAGATAGCATCTTCGACCGTAGCTTCTTTACAAACACCCATGTCTATAAAGCCTCGAGCACCCAAAAGATCATATAGGACTCAATTCTCATTCCAGCAATCAAACCAAAATGAAGTATGACGCCCATTACCTACTTCTTTTCTATAAAAACCTTTTGCTATCTCCCTGATCTTAAGCAGTTTCCTCCACATCCAGGAACCATTTTGAGTTTTCTGATTCACTTCCCAAaagcttttcttcttcatcagatTAACCTTAATCCATTTACTCCATAAAGACTTACCCGACAGAAGCCTCCAAATAAGTTTCATCCCACAAACCAGATTGACTTCTTTCAAATCTCTAATACCCAATCCACCTTCATCTTTCTGTTTACATACTTCTTTCCAAGCAACCTTTGCTCTCGAGGTTATAAGATCAGGACCTGACCAAAGAAACGCTGCACAGAGCTGCTCTACTTCTTTCATACATTGGCTTGGGAGTCTGAATGCCGCAGACCAAAAATTGACAATACTCATTATCACAGCTTTTATCAGTTGCATTCTACCTGCATAAGACAGACACCTACTCGTCCAAGTGTTCATCTTGCATCTGATTTTCTCCACCAACGGTTGATAGTCGGGTCTTCTCATTACCTGGGTCATAAGTGGTAATCCCAAGTACCTCACAGGAAGTGTACCTTCAGCCAAAGGAAAGTTTCTTTTGATCCTAGCCTTTTCCTCTACAGCCACACCAGCCATGTATATAGTAGACTTCTCAATACTTATCTTCAAACCCGACCATACTGCAAACTCATCGAACACTGCCAAAGCGCCTTCAACAGACTCTTTTGATCCCTCTACAAACACCATAAGATCATCCGCAAAGCACAAATGGGTGAGAGATAGTGAACTGCACCCTGGATGAAGCCTGAACTTCTTCTGCATAGCAGCCTTGTCTATTTGCAGAGACAATATATTCATACACAGTACAAAGAGATATGGAGAAAGTGAGCATCCCTGCCTAAGCCCTATCTTACTTTGAAAATAACCAGCGAGCTCCCCATTCCCTTGTACTGAGAAAGATGGACTTGTGATACACAATCTGATCCAGTGAATAAATTTCACAGAAAAACCCAATGCTTCCAATCCCTTCAAAACAAACTCCCACTGAACCGAATCAAAcgcttttgatatatcaatTTTCATAACGCACCTTGGGAAGATCGACTCTTTATGATAATCCTTCACCATCTCTGCCGCTAGCAACACATTCTCCATAAGTAGCCGCCCCTTAATGAACGCCGACTGGTTTTCACTAATAATACTAGGCAGAAGCTTCTTCAATCTATTTGCAAGAATCTTAGACACTACTTTGTATAAGACATTGCAGCAAGCAATTGGCCTGTAATCCCTCATCACCATCGAATAAGTCTTCTTGGGAATAAAAGCCAGTATCGTTGAGTTTACTCCTTTTGAAAGAAACCCGAACTTGAAAACAGACTGAATAGCCACCACAAAATCACTCCCAATGAATTCCATTCCACTATTGATCAAAGTGAATAACGTATCAATCATACAAAACATGCCATCTTATAGTTTTCAATTTTGTTAGATTTCTTCTGCGATCAATTTCAGTTTTTCTTGAATATGAGTAGTTATACGTAGGAATACCATAAGATATTCAAGATTATTAACACATGTGCAAAATGATTTGGATTTTGAACAAGACTTTTAACTTTATAGTAGTTATAAAAAACCACACTTTTATTTTAACTGATCAAATAAAACAGTTTTTAGTTCGGTTCAATAAATCAAGTGCTTGCTTATTACTCCGTACTTGTTCGAATCATGAATtagtttatcttataaataaataaatacgtaATTTAAATGACCGCAcaacaatttataaatttgatgacCTAAAACGCTTTATCCTGATACTTTTCATATAATAGTTgtcttaggtttttttttttacaatatttgAAGAAA
Protein-coding regions in this window:
- the LOC125575450 gene encoding uncharacterized protein LOC125575450; the encoded protein is MGVCKEATVEDAISRPCRRRRYRTRMLNAVEESLNRVRDNISGDKEDVSLWRRGSGFKSSFSTSETWKIMRGDRVKYDWTRGVWFTQATPKFAFMVWLANLNRLSTMERVIHWNLGADDECVLWIMESSYTSSWSEIMQLAAEGCNMDRKRLLCFRYAFHIAVYGIWRERNRVRHGEKLMPITVLKKVTDKGVRNKLSVMRAKRVKGMEDALQLWFGTRV